In a single window of the Methanofollis ethanolicus genome:
- a CDS encoding ABC transporter ATP-binding protein: protein MTAILNVRNLTKVYGETTALDNVTLSVEQGALFGLLGPNGSGKTTMIKLLTGQVRPSGGAATVLGMDVVADPVGVRSRVGIIPEQETPPSFLTSEEYLRLVGAIRKIPDIEEEMAWWFDYLEFEDKRDVLCKDLSRGTRQKLMFAQAFLHHPVLALIDEPLINFDPIMQERVKDYLTGYVKKGNTVFISTHILEIAEEICSDFAVLHRGKLLSTGSVAGVTEQGRHLNEYFLSLVRQDSHV from the coding sequence GTGACCGCCATACTGAATGTACGAAACCTCACGAAGGTCTACGGGGAGACCACCGCACTGGACAATGTCACCCTCTCGGTCGAGCAGGGAGCGCTCTTCGGGCTTCTTGGCCCCAATGGGTCCGGGAAGACCACGATGATCAAACTGCTGACCGGGCAGGTGCGGCCGTCGGGCGGTGCGGCGACGGTGCTCGGCATGGACGTCGTGGCAGACCCTGTGGGGGTGCGCTCACGGGTCGGGATCATACCCGAGCAGGAGACGCCGCCGAGTTTTCTCACCTCCGAAGAGTACCTCCGCCTCGTCGGCGCCATCAGAAAGATCCCCGACATCGAGGAAGAGATGGCGTGGTGGTTCGATTACCTGGAGTTCGAGGACAAGCGCGACGTGCTCTGCAAGGACCTCTCCCGCGGCACGCGGCAGAAACTGATGTTTGCCCAGGCATTCCTCCACCACCCGGTGCTCGCCCTGATCGACGAACCTCTCATCAACTTTGACCCCATCATGCAGGAGAGAGTGAAGGACTACCTGACCGGGTACGTGAAGAAGGGCAACACCGTCTTCATCTCCACGCACATCCTGGAGATCGCGGAGGAGATCTGCTCGGACTTTGCCGTACTCCACAGGGGCAAACTTCTTTCGACCGGCAGCGTGGCCGGGGTCACGGAGCAGGGCCGGCACCTCAACGAGTACTTCCTCTCCCTTGTCAGGCAGGACAGCCATGTTTGA
- a CDS encoding YbhB/YbcL family Raf kinase inhibitor-like protein, whose protein sequence is MENPIVEIGFNAFPTRHTCDGEDISPKIRISRLESPYFAVILTDPGAKVDHWLIWNIRATDVIPEGIPRKIEVSSPISARQGMNDLGTIGYSGPCLPEGAAHEYYFNLYGTDTPLDLPGGATGAELREALRGHTIQYSGMAVAGYSKKKIVV, encoded by the coding sequence ATGGAAAACCCCATCGTAGAGATCGGATTCAATGCCTTCCCGACGAGGCACACCTGCGACGGCGAGGACATATCACCGAAAATTCGTATTTCCCGGTTGGAGTCACCCTATTTTGCGGTCATTCTCACGGACCCCGGTGCGAAGGTCGATCACTGGCTCATCTGGAATATCAGGGCGACTGATGTCATACCTGAAGGGATTCCCCGGAAAATTGAGGTTTCATCCCCTATTTCGGCACGGCAGGGAATGAACGACCTCGGGACTATCGGGTACAGCGGGCCCTGCCTGCCCGAGGGGGCGGCCCACGAGTATTACTTCAACCTCTATGGGACCGACACCCCTCTCGATCTCCCTGGCGGCGCGACCGGAGCGGAGTTGAGAGAGGCGCTCAGGGGGCACACAATCCAGTACAGCGGGATGGCGGTGGCAGGGTACAGCAAGAAAAAAATCGTGGTCTGA
- a CDS encoding RNA-guided endonuclease InsQ/TnpB family protein — translation MIRTITFKLLLPDGGSSALLDTMRAYSAAFSASAQWGFENHTWNKVENHKATYKVVREAVPDLPSSLVQGARDCACEALKAVKCKTIPERKPLAAMRYNQRVITVNPVHGLATIASVRGRIKATVPISGYHRNYLSWTVTSSTLSYDRRKKVFYLHISMEHPDVEPVQEVKVLGIDRGIVNVAVCSDNTFFNSRQVKCVRSKYAHLRQELQSGGTRSAQRKLRRMAGRERRFVTDVNHCISKQIVNSEYTVFALEDLSKIRVQKRRGREFKRKLNTWSFYELEQFLRYKAEALGKQVVLVDARYTSQKCSVCGHTYKGNREGSSFRCRKCGFQLHADLNAARNIAQAGISCLSRLSVNQPNGAHS, via the coding sequence GTGATCAGGACAATCACGTTCAAACTTCTGTTGCCCGATGGCGGTTCTTCTGCTCTCCTTGATACGATGAGGGCCTATTCCGCTGCGTTCTCTGCCTCTGCACAGTGGGGGTTCGAGAACCATACGTGGAACAAGGTGGAGAACCACAAGGCAACATACAAGGTTGTTCGTGAGGCTGTACCTGATCTCCCGTCCTCTCTGGTACAGGGTGCGCGAGACTGCGCGTGTGAAGCCCTGAAAGCCGTGAAGTGTAAGACCATACCAGAACGAAAACCGCTTGCTGCAATGCGATACAACCAGCGGGTCATCACAGTGAACCCGGTGCATGGTCTTGCGACCATTGCATCGGTGCGAGGACGGATCAAGGCGACGGTCCCAATCTCCGGGTATCATCGTAATTACCTCTCCTGGACTGTCACCTCTTCGACGCTCTCCTATGATCGGAGGAAGAAGGTGTTTTACCTCCACATCTCGATGGAACATCCGGACGTGGAGCCGGTGCAGGAGGTTAAGGTGCTCGGGATTGACCGGGGGATCGTGAATGTTGCTGTTTGTTCCGACAACACTTTTTTCAACTCTCGGCAGGTGAAGTGCGTTCGGTCGAAGTACGCTCATCTCCGTCAGGAGTTGCAGTCCGGAGGCACCCGGTCGGCACAGCGGAAACTCCGCAGGATGGCCGGACGGGAAAGACGGTTTGTGACTGATGTGAATCACTGTATCTCGAAGCAGATTGTGAACTCTGAGTACACGGTCTTTGCACTGGAAGACCTCTCGAAGATCCGGGTTCAGAAGCGGAGAGGTAGGGAGTTTAAACGAAAGCTGAACACCTGGTCGTTCTACGAACTCGAACAGTTCCTCCGGTACAAGGCCGAGGCTCTGGGAAAGCAGGTTGTTCTCGTTGATGCCCGATACACCTCGCAAAAGTGTTCGGTGTGTGGGCATACCTACAAAGGAAACCGGGAAGGCTCGTCGTTCAGGTGCCGGAAATGTGGCTTTCAACTCCATGCTGACCTCAATGCTGCTCGAAACATTGCTCAGGCGGGTATATCGTGCCTGAGCAGGCTGTCTGTCAACCAGCCAAATGGAGCGCATTCGTAA
- a CDS encoding thiamine pyrophosphate-binding protein: protein MTGGTAGERGDPTVAEVIVDEIARRGVNLVFGVPGTSSLGIIDAVRKNPDVRFIQVRHEENAAMAASAYNKLTGRIAACVTIAGPGATNLATGLYDAKEDHASVLSLNGQVEVQYTGPGGFQEIDQDAFFRPITVFNNTVHDRTKAMKLVDAALRHAVVKGGVAQLSVPNNIQKEALDPACCPREGPPPPTGIAPPESEVQRAVEAIEKARRSVIIAGWGARTAAESVTALAERISAPILTTFRAKGVIPEDHPWHLGILGSVGPGYAREQARAADLLLVFGVGFSAQTHVPEEVPMVQVDLDPIKLGRNADSVLLWGDCARVIPDLLGRVRERRDDAQREEVAHQREAWKAQRDKEANPEAVPIRPPYIMKVLSETIPDDAIISIDVGENGWWFGRNFTMKEGQAFVMSGYLATMGFGLPGAIAAKLAYPERPAVCITGDGGFGMAMAEFLTAVKYDLPIVVVVLNNHELGMILVEQKMENYPNFGTELHNLDFAAYARACGGAGFRVERPADLAPAVREALAAGVPTVVDVETDPKRF from the coding sequence ATGACCGGAGGTACCGCTGGGGAGAGAGGCGACCCCACCGTCGCCGAGGTGATCGTCGACGAAATCGCACGCAGGGGAGTGAACCTCGTCTTCGGGGTTCCGGGGACGTCCTCCCTCGGGATCATCGACGCGGTGAGAAAAAATCCCGATGTCCGTTTCATCCAGGTGCGCCACGAGGAGAACGCGGCGATGGCAGCGTCGGCCTACAACAAACTGACAGGGCGGATAGCCGCGTGCGTGACCATCGCGGGGCCGGGTGCGACGAATCTGGCCACAGGTCTCTACGACGCAAAGGAGGACCACGCGTCTGTCCTCTCCCTCAACGGCCAGGTCGAGGTGCAGTACACCGGGCCGGGCGGCTTCCAGGAGATCGACCAGGACGCCTTTTTCCGGCCGATCACCGTCTTCAACAACACGGTCCACGACAGGACAAAGGCGATGAAACTCGTCGATGCCGCCCTGCGGCATGCGGTCGTGAAGGGGGGCGTCGCACAACTCTCCGTCCCGAACAACATCCAGAAGGAGGCCCTCGACCCTGCCTGCTGCCCGCGGGAAGGGCCGCCGCCGCCGACAGGGATCGCACCGCCGGAGTCGGAGGTGCAGAGGGCGGTCGAGGCGATCGAGAAGGCCAGGCGGTCGGTTATCATCGCCGGATGGGGCGCACGCACCGCCGCGGAGAGCGTGACCGCCCTCGCGGAACGGATCAGTGCGCCCATCCTCACCACCTTCAGGGCGAAGGGCGTCATCCCCGAAGACCACCCCTGGCACCTTGGCATCCTGGGCAGCGTGGGGCCGGGGTATGCGCGGGAGCAGGCCAGGGCCGCCGACCTCCTCCTCGTCTTCGGCGTCGGTTTCTCGGCGCAGACCCATGTCCCGGAGGAGGTCCCGATGGTCCAGGTCGATCTCGACCCGATAAAACTCGGGCGGAACGCCGACTCCGTCCTCCTCTGGGGGGACTGCGCCCGCGTCATTCCCGACCTCCTCGGCCGCGTGCGGGAGAGGAGGGACGACGCCCAGAGGGAGGAGGTGGCGCACCAGAGAGAGGCATGGAAAGCGCAGAGAGATAAGGAGGCCAACCCGGAGGCCGTGCCGATCCGTCCGCCGTATATCATGAAGGTGCTCTCGGAGACCATCCCCGACGACGCCATCATCTCCATCGACGTCGGGGAGAATGGCTGGTGGTTCGGCAGAAATTTCACGATGAAGGAAGGGCAGGCATTTGTCATGTCCGGGTACCTGGCGACGATGGGTTTCGGCCTGCCCGGTGCCATCGCCGCGAAACTTGCCTATCCGGAGAGACCCGCCGTCTGCATCACCGGCGACGGCGGGTTTGGTATGGCGATGGCCGAGTTCCTCACCGCGGTGAAGTACGACCTCCCCATCGTTGTCGTCGTCCTCAACAACCACGAACTCGGCATGATCCTCGTCGAGCAGAAGATGGAAAACTACCCGAACTTCGGGACAGAACTCCACAACCTCGACTTCGCCGCCTATGCACGGGCCTGCGGCGGGGCCGGTTTCAGGGTAGAGAGACCCGCCGACCTCGCCCCCGCGGTTCGGGAGGCACTGGCGGCCGGCGTACCGACTGTCGTCGACGTGGAGACCGATCCAAAGCGTTTCTGA
- a CDS encoding histidine kinase N-terminal 7TM domain-containing protein: MGTALILETWKRKQSPGAIFFCIFLSGILLWSLGLVMALLPLGGEWIVFWTDVAFLGAAVLPVAWMVFVLQYTRRGHLATPAVTAAIAAVPAITVWLRWTGGTAPYNLVTEVWPWIFIGYLYLVVVASILLLVSMLLTAPPVFRKQIGFVLMGTLIPWAAVISFIGETAAGSITLLPFVIMLTALAIFAGAFRFNLFEHIPLLMDRVANSLNDGIFLLDPEYRIIEINNNAARLIGKESDDVAGEPVAGEIYLFPRLIRDYGGNQETAYIQTVKQRGDMLQHYELRISPLKDERAQVFGHLLVVRDISRLKETEDALLSAHKKITILSDITQHDIKNQLEVIEGYAGILTENTPPGSAEAEYMQKICRAAELIGSHITVSRDYQNLGVMSPCWQPVREIVLRSARILQNNGITLDVTTGDLAVFADPLFEKVFYTLFENAVRHGRGVTKVTVSFTEGPDCGVLAVEDDGEGVADAIKDRIFDKSVGSHTGLGLFIAREILLTTGVSIRETGIPGEGARFEVCVPKDRYRLGG, translated from the coding sequence ATCGGTACTGCTTTAATCCTTGAAACCTGGAAAAGGAAGCAGAGTCCCGGTGCAATCTTTTTCTGCATATTTCTCTCCGGTATCCTTCTCTGGTCCCTGGGTTTGGTGATGGCCCTCCTCCCCCTTGGGGGGGAATGGATAGTTTTCTGGACCGATGTGGCCTTCCTCGGTGCGGCCGTCCTGCCTGTTGCATGGATGGTTTTTGTCCTCCAGTACACGCGGAGAGGACACCTTGCCACGCCTGCCGTGACGGCCGCCATCGCCGCCGTGCCTGCTATTACGGTCTGGCTGCGATGGACCGGCGGTACCGCACCCTACAACCTCGTCACCGAGGTCTGGCCCTGGATCTTTATCGGCTATCTGTACCTCGTCGTCGTCGCGAGCATCCTTCTCCTTGTCTCGATGCTCCTGACCGCCCCGCCCGTCTTCAGGAAGCAGATCGGTTTCGTGCTGATGGGTACGCTCATACCCTGGGCTGCGGTTATTTCTTTCATCGGCGAAACGGCAGCAGGCAGCATCACGCTCCTCCCCTTTGTTATCATGCTCACCGCGCTTGCGATCTTCGCCGGCGCATTCAGGTTCAACCTCTTCGAACATATCCCGCTCCTCATGGACAGGGTTGCAAACAGCCTCAACGACGGCATCTTCCTCCTTGACCCGGAGTACAGGATCATCGAGATCAACAACAACGCCGCGCGGCTCATCGGAAAGGAGAGCGACGACGTCGCAGGGGAACCCGTTGCCGGGGAGATATACCTCTTTCCCAGACTGATCAGAGATTACGGCGGCAACCAGGAAACGGCATATATCCAGACCGTGAAACAGCGGGGCGACATGCTCCAGCACTACGAACTGCGCATCTCGCCGCTGAAAGACGAGCGTGCGCAGGTCTTCGGACACCTCCTCGTCGTCAGGGACATCAGCAGGCTCAAGGAGACGGAGGATGCGCTGCTATCTGCACACAAAAAGATCACCATCCTCTCTGACATCACCCAGCACGACATCAAGAACCAGCTCGAAGTGATCGAGGGATATGCCGGCATCCTCACCGAGAACACACCCCCTGGATCGGCTGAGGCAGAGTATATGCAGAAGATCTGCCGGGCCGCAGAGTTGATAGGCAGCCATATCACTGTATCCCGTGACTACCAGAACCTCGGCGTCATGTCCCCCTGCTGGCAGCCTGTCAGGGAAATCGTGCTGAGGTCGGCACGGATCCTGCAGAACAACGGGATCACCCTCGACGTCACGACAGGCGACCTTGCAGTCTTTGCCGACCCCCTCTTCGAGAAGGTCTTTTACACGCTCTTTGAAAATGCGGTCAGGCACGGCAGAGGGGTGACGAAGGTCACTGTCAGCTTCACGGAGGGCCCTGACTGCGGGGTCCTCGCCGTCGAGGACGACGGCGAAGGGGTGGCCGATGCAATCAAGGACCGTATATTCGACAAAAGTGTCGGCAGCCACACGGGCCTTGGCCTCTTCATCGCCCGCGAGATCCTCCTGACTACCGGGGTCTCCATCAGGGAAACGGGGATCCCCGGGGAAGGCGCACGTTTCGAGGTGTGCGTGCCGAAAGACCGGTACCGCCTCGGGGGTTAA
- a CDS encoding 4Fe-4S binding protein, with protein sequence MGYFQMTKTVVKALIHGPSTIRYPAVPGKRTPISRGHVTIDPSLCISCGMCMRKCPANAICVERQEKTWEIDRFRCHVCNCCVEVCPVHCLTMENTYTAAATVHEGRELVPITYVKPEKPAKKEPEE encoded by the coding sequence ATGGGATATTTTCAGATGACGAAGACGGTGGTGAAGGCGCTCATCCACGGCCCCTCCACTATCCGCTACCCTGCCGTCCCGGGCAAGAGGACGCCGATCTCGCGGGGCCACGTGACCATCGACCCCTCCCTGTGCATCTCCTGCGGGATGTGCATGCGCAAGTGTCCGGCGAACGCGATCTGTGTCGAGCGCCAGGAAAAAACCTGGGAGATCGACCGGTTCCGCTGCCACGTCTGCAACTGCTGCGTGGAGGTCTGCCCTGTCCACTGCCTCACGATGGAGAACACCTACACGGCGGCGGCCACGGTGCACGAGGGACGGGAACTCGTCCCGATCACCTATGTCAAGCCGGAGAAACCGGCGAAGAAAGAGCCTGAAGAATAA
- a CDS encoding hydrogenase large subunit produces MSKEIVIPFGPQHPVLPEPIHLDLVIEDEKVKQAIPSIGYVHRGLETLVEKREYPEYVYLAERICGICSFIHGATYCQAVETVMNVEVPERALFLRTIWSEYSRMHSHLLWLGLAADAFGFENLFMDAWRLRESILDELEATTGGRVIQGSCKVGGVRRDIDGETLDAMTTRLDGFRGELKEISDVFLNDSSVKGRMKNVGILPAKEAYDYGAVGPTLRGSGVASDARMLGYAAYGKLHFKPVVEDGCDCYARCAVRMKEVYASIDIIKEAVQKIPDGPIEVKVTGKPEGEYFARAEQPRGEVVHYVKGNGTRHLARHRVRTPTLTNIPPLVKMLEGCELADVPVIVLSIDPCIGCAER; encoded by the coding sequence ATGTCAAAAGAAATAGTCATACCCTTCGGCCCCCAGCACCCGGTGCTGCCTGAACCGATCCACCTCGACCTTGTCATCGAGGATGAAAAGGTGAAGCAGGCGATCCCGTCCATCGGCTATGTCCACCGCGGCCTCGAAACGCTGGTGGAGAAGAGAGAGTACCCTGAGTACGTGTACCTTGCCGAGCGGATCTGCGGGATCTGCAGTTTCATCCACGGGGCGACCTACTGCCAGGCCGTCGAGACGGTCATGAACGTCGAGGTGCCCGAGAGGGCCCTCTTCCTCAGGACGATCTGGTCGGAGTACTCGAGGATGCACTCCCACCTCCTCTGGCTCGGCCTTGCGGCCGACGCCTTCGGCTTTGAGAACCTCTTCATGGACGCGTGGCGCCTGCGGGAGTCGATCCTCGACGAACTTGAGGCGACGACCGGCGGCCGCGTGATCCAGGGGAGCTGCAAGGTCGGCGGCGTGCGCCGCGACATCGACGGGGAGACGCTCGACGCGATGACGACTCGCCTGGACGGTTTCAGAGGCGAGTTGAAAGAGATCTCCGATGTCTTTCTCAATGACAGTTCGGTGAAGGGGAGGATGAAGAATGTCGGCATCCTCCCGGCGAAGGAGGCCTACGACTACGGTGCCGTCGGCCCGACCCTCAGGGGGAGTGGCGTCGCCTCCGATGCGAGGATGCTCGGCTATGCCGCCTATGGGAAACTCCATTTCAAGCCTGTTGTCGAGGACGGGTGCGACTGCTATGCCCGTTGCGCGGTCAGGATGAAGGAAGTCTATGCCTCCATTGATATCATCAAGGAGGCGGTGCAGAAGATCCCTGACGGCCCCATCGAGGTGAAGGTGACCGGGAAACCCGAGGGCGAATATTTCGCGCGGGCCGAGCAGCCCCGCGGCGAGGTGGTCCACTATGTGAAGGGGAATGGCACCCGGCACCTCGCCCGCCACAGGGTGCGGACGCCGACCCTGACGAACATCCCGCCCCTGGTGAAGATGCTGGAGGGCTGCGAACTCGCCGACGTGCCGGTGATCGTGCTCTCCATCGATCCCTGCATCGGCTGCGCGGAGAGGTGA
- a CDS encoding NADH-quinone oxidoreductase subunit C codes for MPEDQPMTECTIEGLLPAVRAYHEKGYRLVQVSCTKVDETFELSYCFDIDYHMAVLRLVVPAGTKVPSISGIYWGAFIYENETHDFFGVAFTDINIDFKGTLVRTAKQYPFSNISFREVEKCQKK; via the coding sequence ATGCCTGAAGACCAGCCGATGACCGAGTGCACGATTGAAGGACTCCTTCCGGCGGTGCGGGCCTACCATGAGAAGGGCTACCGCCTCGTCCAGGTCAGCTGCACAAAGGTGGACGAGACCTTCGAACTCAGTTACTGCTTCGACATTGACTACCACATGGCGGTCCTCCGCCTGGTCGTGCCGGCGGGCACGAAGGTGCCGAGCATCTCAGGGATCTACTGGGGTGCGTTCATCTACGAGAACGAGACCCACGACTTCTTCGGCGTGGCGTTCACCGACATCAACATCGACTTCAAGGGGACGCTCGTGCGGACGGCAAAGCAGTATCCCTTCAGCAACATCAGTTTCAGGGAGGTGGAGAAATGTCAAAAGAAATAG
- a CDS encoding NADH-quinone oxidoreductase subunit B family protein: protein MAYLKKSPWLIHYDASSCNGCDIEVLACLTPLYDVERFGIINTGNPKHADVFVITGSINDLNRAVVKNIYEQMPHPKVVVAVGICACSGGVFAECYNVAGGVDQVIPVDVYVPGCAARPESIIDGIVKALGILEEKRANMTQKEATHA from the coding sequence ATGGCATATCTGAAGAAATCACCCTGGCTGATCCATTACGACGCGTCGAGCTGCAACGGCTGCGACATCGAGGTGCTCGCCTGCCTCACGCCGCTCTACGACGTGGAGAGGTTCGGGATCATCAACACCGGGAACCCGAAGCACGCCGACGTCTTCGTGATCACCGGGAGCATCAACGACCTCAACCGTGCGGTCGTGAAGAACATCTACGAACAGATGCCGCACCCGAAGGTCGTCGTGGCCGTCGGGATCTGCGCCTGTTCGGGCGGCGTCTTTGCCGAGTGCTACAATGTCGCGGGCGGTGTCGACCAGGTGATCCCGGTCGACGTCTATGTGCCCGGCTGCGCCGCACGGCCGGAGTCGATCATCGACGGCATCGTGAAGGCGCTTGGCATCCTGGAAGAGAAGAGAGCAAACATGACACAGAAGGAGGCGACCCATGCCTGA
- a CDS encoding respiratory chain complex I subunit 1 family protein → MISILTAVLYLLLAPIAGGLIAGIDRKLTARMQGRVGPPLLQPFYDVAKLFEKEDVTVTPSQNFYILSYLVFMAVTGALFFAGGDLLLVIFAFTLAHIFIVLGAYAAYSPYSYVGAERELITLMAYEPMIILTAVGLYLVTGSFYVNEIAVSTVPVALYLPGVLIGFLTVLTIKLRKSPFDISTSHHAHQELVKGLTTEFSGATLAKIEIAHWYETVVLLGIVYLFFGFNPLLALVAIAITYFLEVFIDNTFSRMKWQWTMKEGWGVAVTFGFINLAILYYFYMGV, encoded by the coding sequence ATGATCTCCATACTCACCGCAGTCCTCTACCTGCTCCTCGCCCCGATCGCAGGCGGGCTCATCGCCGGTATCGACAGAAAACTCACCGCACGCATGCAGGGCAGGGTTGGGCCTCCGCTCCTCCAGCCCTTCTACGACGTGGCAAAACTCTTCGAGAAGGAGGACGTGACGGTCACGCCGTCGCAGAACTTCTACATCCTCTCGTATCTCGTCTTCATGGCAGTGACAGGGGCCCTCTTCTTTGCCGGAGGGGACCTCCTGCTCGTGATCTTCGCCTTCACGCTGGCGCACATTTTCATCGTCCTCGGCGCCTATGCGGCCTACTCACCGTACAGTTACGTCGGTGCAGAGAGGGAACTGATCACCCTGATGGCCTACGAGCCGATGATCATCCTCACCGCCGTCGGCCTGTATCTCGTCACCGGCAGTTTCTACGTGAACGAGATCGCGGTCTCAACGGTTCCCGTCGCCCTGTACCTGCCCGGTGTCCTCATCGGGTTCCTGACCGTGCTGACGATCAAGCTCCGCAAGTCGCCCTTCGACATCTCGACCTCGCACCACGCCCACCAGGAACTGGTGAAAGGGCTTACGACCGAGTTCTCGGGCGCGACCCTTGCCAAGATCGAGATCGCCCACTGGTACGAGACCGTCGTCCTCCTCGGTATCGTGTACCTGTTCTTCGGGTTCAACCCGCTGCTGGCACTCGTCGCCATCGCCATTACATATTTCCTGGAGGTCTTCATCGACAACACCTTCTCCAGGATGAAGTGGCAGTGGACAATGAAGGAAGGATGGGGCGTTGCAGTAACATTCGGTTTCATCAACCTCGCCATCCTGTATTACTTCTACATGGGGGTGTGA